TAAAATTAAGTCCTTTCAACTTAACTTGGCCGTTATTTCACTTAAATCTGTTCCATGAGTTGAATATTTATTTATGTATTTTAACTCTTAATTGCTGACTATTTTAAATAATTGACCTTTTACTCACCGTAAGTCCTAGGAGTAATGATTTTCATTTTATTTTTTAGATATTTTTTCAACTTGTGTGATTAAATTTTGAAGTGATTTTTTGCCTTCGTCATCGTTTTCGTTTATTTGCAAGCTTTTTAGATCTTCCAAAAGAGCTTTCAAAATGTCTTTATCTCTATTCTTTATTTCTAATACTAAACGTTTTAGCGAAGTAACAACCATACCTCTAAGTTCTTCGTTTGGGTCTTTAAGAAGTCTAAGTATCAAGTCTTTTGCATTATAACCTTCCCTATGAACTAGTGCAAGAAAAGAATTTTCTCTAATTCTATAGGGTTCGCTTTTATCTTTTACTCTTTCTGATAATGCATCTGTTACCATTTTATACTTATTTGCAAAACGCAAATCCATAATTGCTTCGCATCTAGCATCTATGTCAGCACTTTTATTATTCAAAGCAACGATCATACTATTAATTTTTTTTTCTTCATCATAAGTAATTTTGAGACAAAGTTCAGCTTCTTTGGCTAATCCTTCATCATCACTGCTTGATTTTATCTTCTCGAACAATGTTTTAACCTTTTCGCTATCCTTTGCATGCCTGCTTATTAATTCTTTTCTCTGCTCTTCACATTTGGTCTCATCTTCTTTTGATATATTTTTCAATGAATTTATAACTGATGTTTCAAGGATCTTTTGGAAAGCATCTTCTGACTTCTTTTCCTGTTCTTCTTTTGCCTTCTTTTCTTGTTCTGGAATTTGCTTCACAAGTTTTCCAAAGTATACTCCAACAGCGATTATCACAGCTCCTACTACTCCTAGAATTCCCCCACCCCATTTAAAAAGTTTGTTATCTTTTTTAATACCTACAAAACCTAGTATTACACTAGCTATTGTTCCAATGCCTGCCCAAATAGCAAAATGAGGTAAACATTGAATAGGGCCTGGATTTTTTTCTTTTATCCAATCTGTAATATCACTCATAGTAACTTCTTTTTTGCCCTGTGGAAACTTAAAGCCTATGGGCCTAAAAGGAAGGTTAACTGTTTTTGTCGCATCATTTACAAGAAGCATTTCTATCCTAAATAAAGTACTTAAAAAGAAAGATTATAATCTAATTTGATACTAACCAATTTTGGTTAAGAAGGACGTCTTAACCTTCACTTTTCTTTGAATTAAAAGTAATAACTCTTCTGAAGCTTATGTAAGCACTTTAATAAAAGCAATGAGATTAAAAAGTTCAAATAGTACATTTGATTATATAGAATTAGTACAAAAATCTGATGGTTTATCCGATGAAGAGATTTTCAATGCTATTAAAGACCATACTCCTGAAATCCTAACCCAAGAAAATATAATTGCTGCATTTGAACAAGTTAGAAAATTAGCGAGTTAAATTTGCTACAAGTTGACCATTTGAGGGGACATCGTTAAAATCTTGAGGTGTTCTTTTTTAGGATTATTTTTTAACCATGACAGTGTACTAATATTATCAGTTCTCAATCACTAGAAAAATATACACCCAAGCCTGAGTCAAAAGATGGAATGATTTTATTATTTTCTAATGTTAAACCAGAAAACGGATCTCGCTCTAAAAGCAAATGTCCATCTAAATCAACATAATCAGCTAAAGGTGAAAGATGTACACTAGCAGAAATTGCACAAGAAGATTCAATCATACATCCCAACATAATTTTTAAATTGTATGATCTTGCTAAATTAATCATATTATAAGCTTCTAAAATACTACCTGTTTTCATTAGCTTAATATTTACACCATGAACTTTTCCTGCAAGCTTTTCTACATCATTAGCTAAGACACAATCTTCATCTGCAAAAATTGGAATTGGTGAGTTTTTTATATCAAGAGAACACATTCGAATTTGTCCCTTGGGTAACGGCTGCTCAATTAGTTCTACTCCATATGATGGCAAAACATCAAACATTCTTTTTAAAGTATCAATATCCCATCCACCATTTGCATCCACCCGAATAATACATGAACTATCTTTTAGGAGATTTTTTACTGTCTTTAATATATTTAAATCTTCATCATAACTTAAACCAAGTTTAATTTTTAAAATCTTATAGCCAAGCTTTAAAGCTCTACTAACTTTTTCTTCAACAACAAGCAATTTATCAAGTGCAATCGTGTATGAAGTTGGTTTTATATGATCATAAGTTCTGCCATTACTTAAAAACGGATCATCAACAAAAAAGAATTGATAAAGTGATTTATTTTCTATTTTCCCAATTAAATCCCAAAATGCCATTTCTAATGCAACACAGGCACTAGAAGAAGAACCACGATAAACACTAGAAGTAAAATAATTTAAATCTTCAATTAATTGTTTTATATTTGTTAAATAATTTTCAATTCTTTTATTTTTAACAAATGCATTTAAAAATTCAATAACAGAATCCTGACTTTCCCCATAATAACTTGAAGGTGCAGCTTCACCATAAGCAAGAATATCATCAAAAGCTAAAGTAACTAAAACATTTCTTGCTATATTAATTGAGCCTCTAGAAATTCCAAAAGGGTATTCAAGCTTTAAATTAAAAGGCCTGGCAGTATAACTTATCCTAGACATGCTCTTAAAAGTTTTTCTCCTGTTTCCTTAACTGGATCAGACGCTATTAAACCAGTTTCATCTTCAATTTTTTTTATAGCATCACTTGTTTCTCTTTTACTTAATTCATATGTATTTAATCCTATTCCTACTACTTTAGCTTTTCTTAATGGCAAAGATATAGATTCATAAATATTTATAAATTCATTTAACGATCCAATTTTTACTTTTGTATTCTTTAAATATTCTCTTCCTACTTTATGACAAAGAATTAATTTATGAGGAAGAGCACCATGTAATAAAGCTAATGTAACTCCAGACCAAGCAGGATGCAAGATAGAGCCTTGCCCTTCTATAAAAGCAATCTCATATTTTCTTTTACTGGCCTTAATAAGTTCTTCTTCAATTGCAGCTGCCATGAAGTCTCCAGTTATTGCATCTATTGGTGCTCCACTTCCACTTATCATAATGCCTGTTTGACCAGTAGCAACAAATGTTGCAGATTTACCTGAAAGCTTTGCTGATTTAGTTAACTCTAGGGCAACTGTCATTTTTCCAATTGCTGCATCAGTTCCTACAGTAAGTACAATTTTAATTGGATAATTTAACAATAGTCCATTTGCAACTCCAGTTTTTAAATTTTGCTTAATTAACTGCCAATCCCTGACATCCCAAACAAAGACATTATTTTTATTTGCTAAACTTCTTATTTCATCAATGTCATTTAAAAAATCATGCAATCCATTAACTATATTTAATTTATATGAAATTGCTTTTTTAATTTCTCCTAGCCATTCTTTTGGAAATTTTCCCCCAGCAGGTGCAATTCCTATTAATAAAACATCAGCATCTGGGTTTGATTTTTTAGCTATGTCAATTGAATTATAAATTGGCACAGGTAGTAGTCCTTTATATATATCACTTGCTCTTTTCCCTGCAAGTTTTCTATCAACTATTCCAACAGTTTTAGACAAACCATATTTAATAAAACCAACTGCTGTTTTTGCACTGTTACTACTAAAAGCATCCTGAGCATAAACAATTACCTTATTTTTTGAAGTCAGCATAATTTTTTAATTCTCAATTGTCAATTGTCAATTTTGTTTAGTTATTATTTCTATAAACATATCAATAAGTTCAGGGTCCCATTGTTTTCCTTTGCCCTCTTTAAGTCTTTTAATCACTTCATAAAAAGGTAATGCAGCCCTATAAGGTCTATCACTGGTCATTGCTTGGTATGCATCAACAATGCTTACAATTCTTGCACCAAGTGGGATCTCGCTTTTCTTTAAATGATTAGGATAACCATTACCATCCCAATTTTCATGATGTAACAAAACTAAAGCTGCAACTTTTTTTAATGGTTTTATTGGCTTTAAAATTTTTGCACCTATTACAGGATGCTTTTTTATTATTTCATACTCTTCTTTAGTTAACTTTCCAGGCTTACATAAAATACTTTCAGGTATACCAATTTTGCCAATATCATGCAGCGATGCTGCAAGTCTAATCCATTCAAGTTCCTGAAAGTCCAGGTTTAAATTTTTTGCAAGCAAATATGCATACTCTGAAACTTCTTTACTATGATCTTTTGTATAAGAATCCTTAGCATCTAATGCAATAGCTAAGGATTGAACAGAATCTAAAATATCAGCATTGTAAGAGTTCAAGCTCTTATTTTCAGTGATTTGCTTGTTTATTGTTTCAATGACTTCTGGTCCTGTTTTAAAACTTGTCTTTTTTATAATTATTTCCGGAATAGCATTAGCAATTAATTGTTGCCATTTATCTCTTGATTCAGATTTAACTTCATCAAAACTAGATATTTGTAATTTACCTCTAGCTTTTGAAAGAACCATTGCTTGCTCTAATAACACAAGCATTTCAGAAATAGAAGTAGTATGAGTAGGGTAAGTTACAAATGAAAAATTATAATCTACTGGTCCTACTCCTAGAACAGAAATATTATTTAAAGATTCTTTTAGCTTTTCAGCTTCTAATCTTGCTTGTTCCTCATTTACATTTTTCATTATTATTATAAACTCATCATTGCTAAACCTAACTATTTGATATTTATCACTAAATATTCTATGAAGGTATCTAGCAGTCTGTGATAAAACAAGATTTCCAGCAACAAAACCTAAACTTAAATTAATATCCCTAAGTCTTTCAATGTCAACCATAATTAAACTAAAAAAAGAATTTGTAATTTGAGCTTCAATTTGAATATGATTAAGTTCTCTTAAAAATTCATCCGAGCTGATAATATTGGTACTTAAATCCAAAGTATCTTTAAAATATTTTTTCTTATTTATGTCAAGTTCCTTACCAATTAAAACACTTAAAAATAAAGATATTTCTTTAAGATATGAGATCTCATCATCTTTCCAGTTTCTCTCATAATCACATTGATGTAAAACAATTACACCAATTGGCTTATCTTTATAAATAAGAGGATATCCTAGGACAGAATAAATCGACAATAAAGCTTCAATCCCACTCAATGCTTTACCTACATCCATTTTATAGCTAAGTAAAAAAGATTCATGATCATATTTTTTTTCTAATTTACAAAGCCAATCTTTTTCAAAAACAGGAATTATAGAACTAGATTCTAAAAATCCATTCTGAACATATTCAGTTGATAATTGATTATCAAAAATTGAAGGCTTGTTTTGAGAAAATAGTTTAATTTGACACCTTGTAGTATTTAATGTCTTAGTTACTTCCTTTGCAAAAGAGTATAATTGGCTTTTAAAATCCAATTCAGTTATTAATATTTTTTCAATTCTTGCCAAACTTTCTTGTCTTAAAAATCTTTCTTTGTTTGATATTAAGTCAGCTCTGTTTTTTAAAGCACTTTGAACTAGTAAAAAAATACGATTTACCTCATTTAACTTATCTTCTTGTGGTTTACTTTCCCAAACAACTTCAATTTTTCCTTCAACTGAAAGTGGGAAGATATAACTTTGATCTATTTCGTAATTTTGTTTTTGTAGTTTTCCATTTATGAATGATGAGTCATCACTACCAAACACAATTAAATTATCAATATAAGCATGAAGAACAACATGCCTTGCATCAAGCAGTTGCTTTAACAAATTAACAACTTTTTGCAGCCATAATTTATTGGTTTTTGGTTCTAAAAGAGTTTCTACAAGATCAATAAAAAGAGAATGACTTAGTTCTTTTATTGTTAAAGAGCTGTGCATTTAGAAGCTATTTTAACACCTTTAACACTCAAAGCTGGTTTTGGTCCTTCCCAGAAGTTTTTACTGCTATGTGAGTCAGATTCAGTAATTTTAAACATTTTATTTATAGTACTTGCTGCTTTTTCAAAAATTCCTGGATCTATTTCAATTTTATGTTTATTTTCTTGAAGTGCTTCAATAATGCTTTCTAATTTGTGATATTTCATATTTGGACATAAGGGTAAAGGAAATGTTGTAACTATAGTTTTGTGTTTCATATCACGCTGCATCCTAGCTACCAATCCTTGTTCAGAGAGAATAATAAATTTATCTTTTTCATGACTTGAAACAAATTTATAAATTTGTGATGTGCTGCCAGTAAAATCAGCTAATCGCCAAACTTCAGGATCACATTCAGGATGTGCAACTATAACTGCATCTGGATATTTTTCTCTCATTACAAAAACTTCTTTAATAGTAATTTGATAATGAGTAGGGCAAAATCCATCATATATATGAAGTTTTTTATGTGGCAATTGTTCTTGTACCCAGACACCTAAACCTTTGTCAGGAATAAATATTACCTCTTCCTCTTTTAAGGAGTTTACAATTTGCACTGCATTTGTACTTGTACAACAAAGATCAGATTCTGCTTTTACAGCTGCACTTGAATTTATATAACAAACTACTGGTGCATTAGGATATTTAGCTTTAAATGCTTTTAAGTCATCTACAGAGATCATATCTGCCATAGGGCATCCTGATTGTAAATCAGGCAACAAAACTGTTTTTTGTGGATTTAACAACTTTGCAGTTTCTGCCATAAAATGTACACCACAAAAAACAATAATATCTGCCTTTGTCTTTGCAGCAAATTTAGACAAAGCTAAACTATCACCAACATGATCTGCAACATCTTGAACTTCTAACCTTTGATAAATGTGAGTTAAAATAACAGCATTTTTCTTATGTACAAGTTCTCTTACTTCAAATTGTGTTGTTTTAAGAACCATAAAAAACTTTAAACTTTTAATTTTTATAATTATAGTGCTTTATTATAAAAATGATACAGGCATTTTTTCTTTCACATTTACTTTAAACAGACTATGCCTTATCTCTTGCGGAACTTGTGGATAATCTTCTCTAAAATGTACCCCTAAGCTATGTTTACGTTCTATAGCAGCTTGACATATAATCTTTGATAAAAGAATCATATTTTTTAGTTCTTGAAGTTGATAATGATCACTTAAAACATCAAGATTAAACCACTCTGATATACCCTCAAGCCAATTTAAATGATTAATTAAATTCTTACCTGTTCTTATAAGGCCTATGTTGTCCCAATTTTTAAATTGTAGATCTAATAAAAGAGCTTTAATATCATTTTCATGATATTGGTTGTTATCAATATCAATATCATAAGAATTATTTAAAGTCGGATAATTAACAAGTATTTTTTCCAGCATCTCTTTAACTAAAAAATGAGGTGTAACAATACACTCAAGCAAAGAATTACTTGCAAGCCTGTTTGCTCCATGAAATCCATTTGAGGCACTTTCACCAGTGACCCATAATCCAGGAACAGAGGTCTTACCTGAAATATTACATTTAATACCACCAACTAAATAATGAGCGCCAGGTGATACTGGGATTCCTGTTCTAAATAAATTTATTTTTCTATCCTTACAAAATTGATAAATTGTTGGAAATCTGTTTTTAAAATATTCTTCATTAAAATTACTAACATCAAGAAAAACATGTTCTGAATTTGCTTTTTTCATTTCATGCAAAATAGCTCTTGCTAAAACATCCCTTGGAGCTAATTCCCCTAACTTATGATATTTATCTGCAAAAGGCTCACCATGAGAGTTTTTTAATTTTGCACCTTCCCCACGAATAGCTTCAGTTATTAGTAATGCTTCCTGTCCTTTAAGTAAGACTGTAGGATGAAACTGAATCATTTCTATATCTTGAAGTTCAGCACCTGCATTAGATGCCATAACAATTCCATCACCAGTACTAACTTTAGGGTTAGTAGTAAATTTATAAATCTGACCTGTTCCGCCTGTAGCAATTATAATTTCTTTTCCTAAAAGAACATATTTATTACGAGTAATATCTTCAACTAACACCCCACAAGCTCTATCTTCATTTTTTAATATTTTAAGAGCTATACTTCCTTGTGATATAGAAATATTTTGTTCCCTACAAGTCTTGTCAATTAATGCTTTTGTAATAAACCTGCCTGAAGCATCTCCACCAATATGACAAACTCTAGGAACAGAGTGAGCAGCTTCTTTTGTTTGATGAATAAGATTATTTGTATCTGGATCAAATTTCACTCCATATGAAATTAATTTCTCGAAAGCAGATATTGAATTACTTATTATTTCTCTAGCTACAGCAGCATCACAAAGTCCGCAACCTGCTTGTAATGTATCCGTTAAATGCTTTTCTACACTGTCACATTGACCAACAGGTACAGCTACTCCACCTTGTGCATAAAGGCTTGAGCTTTCAGTAACAGCTTCTTTAGTTAAAACACACACTGTTTTTTTTTCTTTAGCTAACTCAAGTGCACAAAGTAAACCACTAATTCCGGAACCAATTATTACTACATCAAAGTTTGCTCTTGCTTTAAATCTCATTGGAACATATAGTATAGCTTATAGTTACTAAACTGCATCTAATGAAAAATCTGTCCACTTACTATTTTTAATCATGTAACTTGTAGAAATATAATCTGCGCCTAAACTTGCATAATGGCTAATATTTTTTTTATTAATCTGACCACTTACTTCAATTTTAATATGTTTTGGAAAGAATTTTAATACTTTCTTTAATTTCTTAACATTCCAGTTATCAAACATTATGACATCTGGCTTACAAGAAATTGCTTCTTTTAATTCTTTCATGTTTCTTACCTCTATTTCAATTTTAAACTTACAGCCATATTTTTGAAGTACTTTACTAAAAGCGTTTTTCACACTTCCTGCAACATTAATATGATTATCCTTTATTAAAATCATACTGCTTAAATTCATTCTGTGATTTCTACCACCACCAGCCCTTACTGCTTGCTTTTCAAGTTCTCTTAAATTAGGAGTTGTTTTTCTTGTATCTAAAAGGATTAACTTCTTTGAAAATCTTTTTCTTGAAATTAAGTTTAACAATTCATTAGTACAAGTTGCTATACCAGACAAATGAGAAATAAAATTCAGTGCAGTTCTTTCAGCTTTTAAAATCGATAAAGTACTACCGTAAATTTTTGCAATGACAGTATTTCTTTTAACTTTATTTCCATCTTTAAAGAGCATATTAATTTTAATTTTCTTATCAAGTAATAAAAAAGCTAATTTAAAAATTTTAGTGCCTGCTAAGACAGCATCTTCCTTGACAATTAAATTAAATTTAGACTTATGATTTTTTTGAAATATGCTTTCTGAAGTTATATCACTAGAAGATCCTAAATCTTCCTTAAGAGCATCTAATACAATTTGTTTATTTATTTTCTTCGTTATCTTCGTCTTTTATGTTTTCTTCTTGTTTTTCTTCAGGCAATAATACTTTTTGACCTACTTTAAGTTTAAACTTCTTATCTCCTTTTACAAGCTCAATTGTTGGATCTTCAGTTCTTGTTTTACCTTTTGAAATTTGTTTAACATACCAATCCTCAACAGGATCTAAAAGGGAAACTTCTATTCTATTTGGCACAGCCATATTTAAAGCTATCTTTAGTTTCTCTTCTTTCTTTACCTTATCATCTGAAGGACTTACAGTATATTCAGCAACATAAACATTTACTAATCCTAAGTTTTTATTTTCAGTACTAATTATACCTACTAGCTCTACTTGCTTTCTAAACATTGGTATGTCAGGAGGAGTTTTCATTTCTTCTTGCTTTGCTTTTTCTTCTATAACACTTTGAGGTAAAACAGCTTCCTGACCAAATGGATCTAATCTGTTTTCTAGAGCTTCTCTTGCCATTTGAATTAATTCTTCACGCTCTTTTTCAGTTACAGGTTCAATTATTTTTTCTTCTAACCTTGGCTTTTCTTTCGTCACTGAAGTTTCCTCTAGCGTAGAATGAGTTTTCTTAAATATATCTCTTACAACAACCTTGTTACTTCCACGAGGAGAAATAACACCTGTTTTAAAACCCGGGAAATAAGTCCAAAGTAAATAA
The nucleotide sequence above comes from Candidatus Melainabacteria bacterium. Encoded proteins:
- a CDS encoding dipeptide epimerase, which translates into the protein MSRISYTARPFNLKLEYPFGISRGSINIARNVLVTLAFDDILAYGEAAPSSYYGESQDSVIEFLNAFVKNKRIENYLTNIKQLIEDLNYFTSSVYRGSSSSACVALEMAFWDLIGKIENKSLYQFFFVDDPFLSNGRTYDHIKPTSYTIALDKLLVVEEKVSRALKLGYKILKIKLGLSYDEDLNILKTVKNLLKDSSCIIRVDANGGWDIDTLKRMFDVLPSYGVELIEQPLPKGQIRMCSLDIKNSPIPIFADEDCVLANDVEKLAGKVHGVNIKLMKTGSILEAYNMINLARSYNLKIMLGCMIESSCAISASVHLSPLADYVDLDGHLLLERDPFSGLTLENNKIIPSFDSGLGVYFSSD
- a CDS encoding DUF1611 domain-containing protein, whose amino-acid sequence is MLTSKNKVIVYAQDAFSSNSAKTAVGFIKYGLSKTVGIVDRKLAGKRASDIYKGLLPVPIYNSIDIAKKSNPDADVLLIGIAPAGGKFPKEWLGEIKKAISYKLNIVNGLHDFLNDIDEIRSLANKNNVFVWDVRDWQLIKQNLKTGVANGLLLNYPIKIVLTVGTDAAIGKMTVALELTKSAKLSGKSATFVATGQTGIMISGSGAPIDAITGDFMAAAIEEELIKASKRKYEIAFIEGQGSILHPAWSGVTLALLHGALPHKLILCHKVGREYLKNTKVKIGSLNEFINIYESISLPLRKAKVVGIGLNTYELSKRETSDAIKKIEDETGLIASDPVKETGEKLLRACLG
- a CDS encoding HD domain-containing protein; this encodes MHSSLTIKELSHSLFIDLVETLLEPKTNKLWLQKVVNLLKQLLDARHVVLHAYIDNLIVFGSDDSSFINGKLQKQNYEIDQSYIFPLSVEGKIEVVWESKPQEDKLNEVNRIFLLVQSALKNRADLISNKERFLRQESLARIEKILITELDFKSQLYSFAKEVTKTLNTTRCQIKLFSQNKPSIFDNQLSTEYVQNGFLESSSIIPVFEKDWLCKLEKKYDHESFLLSYKMDVGKALSGIEALLSIYSVLGYPLIYKDKPIGVIVLHQCDYERNWKDDEISYLKEISLFLSVLIGKELDINKKKYFKDTLDLSTNIISSDEFLRELNHIQIEAQITNSFFSLIMVDIERLRDINLSLGFVAGNLVLSQTARYLHRIFSDKYQIVRFSNDEFIIIMKNVNEEQARLEAEKLKESLNNISVLGVGPVDYNFSFVTYPTHTTSISEMLVLLEQAMVLSKARGKLQISSFDEVKSESRDKWQQLIANAIPEIIIKKTSFKTGPEVIETINKQITENKSLNSYNADILDSVQSLAIALDAKDSYTKDHSKEVSEYAYLLAKNLNLDFQELEWIRLAASLHDIGKIGIPESILCKPGKLTKEEYEIIKKHPVIGAKILKPIKPLKKVAALVLLHHENWDGNGYPNHLKKSEIPLGARIVSIVDAYQAMTSDRPYRAALPFYEVIKRLKEGKGKQWDPELIDMFIEIITKQN
- the nadA gene encoding quinolinate synthase NadA; protein product: MVLKTTQFEVRELVHKKNAVILTHIYQRLEVQDVADHVGDSLALSKFAAKTKADIIVFCGVHFMAETAKLLNPQKTVLLPDLQSGCPMADMISVDDLKAFKAKYPNAPVVCYINSSAAVKAESDLCCTSTNAVQIVNSLKEEEVIFIPDKGLGVWVQEQLPHKKLHIYDGFCPTHYQITIKEVFVMREKYPDAVIVAHPECDPEVWRLADFTGSTSQIYKFVSSHEKDKFIILSEQGLVARMQRDMKHKTIVTTFPLPLCPNMKYHKLESIIEALQENKHKIEIDPGIFEKAASTINKMFKITESDSHSSKNFWEGPKPALSVKGVKIASKCTAL
- the nadB gene encoding L-aspartate oxidase; the protein is MRFKARANFDVVIIGSGISGLLCALELAKEKKTVCVLTKEAVTESSSLYAQGGVAVPVGQCDSVEKHLTDTLQAGCGLCDAAVAREIISNSISAFEKLISYGVKFDPDTNNLIHQTKEAAHSVPRVCHIGGDASGRFITKALIDKTCREQNISISQGSIALKILKNEDRACGVLVEDITRNKYVLLGKEIIIATGGTGQIYKFTTNPKVSTGDGIVMASNAGAELQDIEMIQFHPTVLLKGQEALLITEAIRGEGAKLKNSHGEPFADKYHKLGELAPRDVLARAILHEMKKANSEHVFLDVSNFNEEYFKNRFPTIYQFCKDRKINLFRTGIPVSPGAHYLVGGIKCNISGKTSVPGLWVTGESASNGFHGANRLASNSLLECIVTPHFLVKEMLEKILVNYPTLNNSYDIDIDNNQYHENDIKALLLDLQFKNWDNIGLIRTGKNLINHLNWLEGISEWFNLDVLSDHYQLQELKNMILLSKIICQAAIERKHSLGVHFREDYPQVPQEIRHSLFKVNVKEKMPVSFL
- the nadC gene encoding carboxylating nicotinate-nucleotide diphosphorylase; amino-acid sequence: MTKKINKQIVLDALKEDLGSSSDITSESIFQKNHKSKFNLIVKEDAVLAGTKIFKLAFLLLDKKIKINMLFKDGNKVKRNTVIAKIYGSTLSILKAERTALNFISHLSGIATCTNELLNLISRKRFSKKLILLDTRKTTPNLRELEKQAVRAGGGRNHRMNLSSMILIKDNHINVAGSVKNAFSKVLQKYGCKFKIEIEVRNMKELKEAISCKPDVIMFDNWNVKKLKKVLKFFPKHIKIEVSGQINKKNISHYASLGADYISTSYMIKNSKWTDFSLDAV